The bacterium genomic interval CGTGTCCTTCTCGATCCGCTCCCTCGGCTGGCCCGTGTGCTTCGCGAGGATTTCATCCAAGATTTGGCGGATCGCGATAAACTCCTTGGTCTGGATGTTAATGTCCGCGACCGACCCCTGCGCCCCGCCCCACGGCTGATGGATCATCATTCGCGAATAGGGAAGCGCAAAACGGCGGCCCTTCGTTCCGCCGGCGAGAATGATCGCGCCGGCGCTCGCCGCGAGGCCCACGCAGATCGTGGAGACCGGGCAGTGCAGGTACTGCATCGTGTCGTAAATCGCGAGCCCGGCCGTCGCGGACCCGCCCGGGCTGTTCACGTACAGCTGGACTTCTTTCTCCGGATCCTCGTAGTCGAGGTACAGCAGCTGTGCGATGACGAGGTTGGCCATCTCATCTTCGATCCCGCCGCCGATGAAGATGAGGCGCTCCTTGAGCAGCCGGGAGTAGATGTCGTAGGCCCGCTCGCCGCGCGCCGTCTGTTCCACCACCATTGGGACGTACACGGGGTCAGCGATCCTCCAATCGGGGATAGCGGGCGATCACGGGGAACTCGGGGAGGCCGGCTCCGGAGCCGCACCCGCCGTCTGGGGTGTTCCGGCGCCCGAAACCGCGTCGACCAAAAAGGCCATGGCCTTGCGCCGCAGCAGGGTCTCCCGCAGAGCCTCCTGCCGGCCGCCTTCCGCCAGCCAGCCCTGCACCTTTGCGACGTCCTGTTTCAGTTCGGCAGCGAGGTTCTCGACCTCGCCGCGCATCTCCTCCTCGGACACGCTCAGCGCCTCGCGTTCCGCGAGCGTCTCGAGCAACAGACGCGTGCGCACGCGGCGCAGCGCTCCCTCGCGAAAGTCCGCGCGGAGCGCCGACTCGTCCTTGCCGACCGCGCGCGCGTAGGATTCAAGGGTGAGCCCTCGGCTGCGGAGCGTGTCGGCGAGGTCTCCCAACATGTGCTCGACCTCGTGGGCGGCCAGGCTCTCCGGAACGTCGAACGTCGACTGCGCGAGCACCGCGTCGAGCACCCGCTCGCGCTGCACCCGGGCCTCGTCGGCCGTCCGCTCCGCCGCGAGCCGCTCCTTGAGCCCCTCGCGCAGTTCCGCGAGAGTCTGACGGTCCGACACGGCCTTCGCGAACGCATCGTCGAGCGGCGGCAGATCCTTGCGCCGCACGTCCGCGACCCGCACGACGGCCGGCACGTCGGATCCCGGAATCGCGGCGCGCCGCTCATCGCCCGCCGGCGCGCCTTCGAGGGCCGCCTCCACCGCCTCCGGCAGGAGCCCGCCGCCCACCTCGACCAGGAGTTCCTTGCCCGGCTGCAGCCGGTCGTGCCCCGCCGGCGCCGACACAACGGTCAGGAGGACGAAATCCCCACGGCGCGCGGGCTCCGCGATGCTCGTGAGCCGCCCGTGCCGAGCGCGAATGTCCTCGATCGCCCGGTCGACGTCGGCGTCTGTCACCGCCGTGTGCTCCGGGGCCACCCGGATCTGCCGGTAGTCGGGAAGCGTAATCGTGGGATAGATGTCGACGGTCGCGGTGAGGTGCAGCCCCTTTCCACCGGGGGCGTCTTTGATCTCGATCGACGGACGGGCCACCGGCGACACGCCCGTCTGGGCCACCGCTTCCGAATATTGCTGGGGAACGAGCTCCCGGAGGGCCTCCTCGCGCAGCGCGTCCGCGCCGATGTGGCGCTCCAGAATCGGCCGCGGGGCCTTCCCGCGCCGGAAACCCGGCACCTGCACGCGCCGCACGAGCTGCGCGTACGCCTGGTCCATCGCGCGGGCCACCGCGTCTTCCGCCACGTCGATCTCGAGCACCACGCGGCTCGCGGGCTCGCTCCGCATCTCCACTTTCATCGAGTCAAACGCCCCTCCATCCGTGGGTCCGCACGAAGTGTACTGAGGCTCCCGACAATGGTCAAGAATCGGCGCCGGGGACACCCGCCGAAGGCCGTGGCGGGTGTCCCCGCGCTCTTAAAAGACGACGACGCTGCGCGCGACCTCTCCCCGCTCCAACGCCTCGTAGGCCGCGTTGATTTCTTCGAACGGGTACGTCCGGGTCAGCAACTGGTCGAGCTTCAGCCGGCCGGCGCGATAGAGGTCGATCAGCTTCGGGATGTCGGTGCGCGGGCGGCTTGAACCGTAGACGGATCCGGTCAGGACGCGTTCCTCGAAGACGAGCGACATTACGGGAACCGCGACTTCCGCCGTCATCGGGGTGACCCCGACGATCACGGCCGTGCCCCGCTTCGCAAGCACGTCGTAGGCCTGACGCATGACCCGCGGCACTCCGATCGCTTCGAACGCATAGTCCACGCCACGCCCCCCCGTGAGAGCCCGAATGCGGCCGACCGGATCGTCCGACGAGGCGTCGACCGCGTGGGTCGCCCCGAACTCGCGCGCGTACTCGAGCTTGCGCGGGACGATGTCCACGGCCACGATCATCGACGCGCCCGCAAGGGCGGCGCCCTGAATCGCGTTGAGGCCGATGCCGCCGGCGCCGAAGACGGCGACGCTGCTCCCCGGCGCCACCCGGGCCGCGTTCACGACCGCGCCGACACCCGTGATCACCGCGCACCCGAACAGCGCCGCCCGGTCGAGCGGCAGATCGCCGGGAATCTTCAACAGCGCCTTCTCCGGGATCACGGCGTACTGCGAGAAGCTCGACACGCCGGCAAAATGCTTGAGTTCCGTGCCGCCGACCGAAAGACGCGTGGTCCCGTCGGGGAGGTGGCCGGTCATCCGCACTGCGGTTCCCGACGGACACAGCGCCGGGCGGCCGGCCGTGCAGTACTCGCACTCTCCGCAGGACAGGCGCCACAGCGGAATCACGTGGTCGCCCGGCCGCAGAGACGCGACCCCGGGGCCGGCTCCCTCGACGACACCCGCGCCTTCGTGCCCGAGGACGGCCGGCAACGGCGCGAAGAGGTGGCCGGTCATCACGTGCAGGTCGCTGTGACAGACGCCCGCGGCCGCCATCCGCACCAGGACCTCTCCATCTTTCGGCGGCTGCACCTCGACGTCGCACAACTCGAGCTTCTGCCCAGCCTTGAAGAGAACCGCCGCTTTGGACTTCATGATTCCGCCTCCTACGCCGGCCGGCGCTCAGACGGCTGAGACTTTCACGCCGCCGAGCCGGTGGGCCTGCCGCCGATTCTCTCCCCCGCCCCGCGCAGCAGATCCGCCATGCCGAGCAGCCACGCTGCGATGCCCGCCCCCACGAATATCGGCGGCAGCGCCGCGATGGCCGGGATCCCGGCGGCGGTGGCGACCCCGCGCGTCGCGGCAGCGTACATCCCCAGCGGGAAAACCAAGGCCCAGTATTCCGGCATCGGAAGGCGACGCCCGCGGCACGCGGCGTACCAACGGATCGTGCGGCCG includes:
- a CDS encoding Zn-dependent alcohol dehydrogenase; translated protein: MKSKAAVLFKAGQKLELCDVEVQPPKDGEVLVRMAAAGVCHSDLHVMTGHLFAPLPAVLGHEGAGVVEGAGPGVASLRPGDHVIPLWRLSCGECEYCTAGRPALCPSGTAVRMTGHLPDGTTRLSVGGTELKHFAGVSSFSQYAVIPEKALLKIPGDLPLDRAALFGCAVITGVGAVVNAARVAPGSSVAVFGAGGIGLNAIQGAALAGASMIVAVDIVPRKLEYAREFGATHAVDASSDDPVGRIRALTGGRGVDYAFEAIGVPRVMRQAYDVLAKRGTAVIVGVTPMTAEVAVPVMSLVFEERVLTGSVYGSSRPRTDIPKLIDLYRAGRLKLDQLLTRTYPFEEINAAYEALERGEVARSVVVF
- the tig gene encoding trigger factor, whose amino-acid sequence is MKVEMRSEPASRVVLEIDVAEDAVARAMDQAYAQLVRRVQVPGFRRGKAPRPILERHIGADALREEALRELVPQQYSEAVAQTGVSPVARPSIEIKDAPGGKGLHLTATVDIYPTITLPDYRQIRVAPEHTAVTDADVDRAIEDIRARHGRLTSIAEPARRGDFVLLTVVSAPAGHDRLQPGKELLVEVGGGLLPEAVEAALEGAPAGDERRAAIPGSDVPAVVRVADVRRKDLPPLDDAFAKAVSDRQTLAELREGLKERLAAERTADEARVQRERVLDAVLAQSTFDVPESLAAHEVEHMLGDLADTLRSRGLTLESYARAVGKDESALRADFREGALRRVRTRLLLETLAEREALSVSEEEMRGEVENLAAELKQDVAKVQGWLAEGGRQEALRETLLRRKAMAFLVDAVSGAGTPQTAGAAPEPASPSSP
- a CDS encoding ATP-dependent Clp protease proteolytic subunit, with product MVVEQTARGERAYDIYSRLLKERLIFIGGGIEDEMANLVIAQLLYLDYEDPEKEVQLYVNSPGGSATAGLAIYDTMQYLHCPVSTICVGLAASAGAIILAGGTKGRRFALPYSRMMIHQPWGGAQGSVADINIQTKEFIAIRQILDEILAKHTGQPRERIEKDTDRNFWMSAVEAKEYGLVDDVIQPRQPNAAPGQHGQPVR